One genomic segment of Heliomicrobium undosum includes these proteins:
- a CDS encoding anaerobic ribonucleoside triphosphate reductase produces the protein MFSQIRKRDGRVVEFHESKITDAIFRAAKAVGGEDKQMAMELTLAVLKALKGRYNGNVFSVEDVQDMVEKVLIESGHARTAKAYIIYRSSRTRIRDAKSDLMDAVQEILKETNRENANVSNSPSAKVLQISEVASVNYYLNRVIPEDEALAHREGDIYIHDLAWYGKTLTCLQIPLGRLLSEGFDNGHGHIRSPKSIKTAAALAAIILQSNQNDMHGGQSFAYFDRDMAPYVKAEYARQEKDLRAALAALGIEVDEEKLQALVMERVENETYQAMEGFIYNLNTMHSRAGAQVPFSSINFGTDTSWQGRMITRTFLLAYEKGLGKGEAPIFPNVCFKIKKGINYEAGDPNYDLFQLSMQVACKRLFPNFAFQDASFNRPYNEQGEEVAYMGCRTRVMGNINGPEVTDGRGNLSFTSVNLPRLGLRAAGNVDAFWQILDETIDLVIKQLLTRYDVQKNLRVKDFPFLMGQRLYLDSENLNWNDRIEPVIKHGTLSMGFIGLAECLIALTGKHHGESPEAQDLGLKIVRHMRHRMEEASAKHGLNFSLLATPAEGLSGKFTKKDRDKFGLIEGVNDRDWYTNSFHVPVEYKINAFEKIAIEGPYHQYTNAGHISYVELPSAPQHNLQAFEALVKAMYEADMGYAAVNFPVDICKSCGFNGVIDRDKCPKCGSDRISRVRRITGYLSTLDHFNDAKKAEESNRRVHYYPKSDCCH, from the coding sequence TTGTTCAGCCAGATTCGCAAGCGTGACGGTCGTGTCGTAGAGTTTCATGAATCGAAGATCACCGACGCCATCTTCCGCGCCGCCAAGGCCGTGGGCGGGGAAGATAAGCAGATGGCCATGGAGTTGACCCTTGCCGTGCTGAAGGCGCTCAAGGGACGCTACAACGGCAACGTCTTCTCCGTGGAAGATGTCCAGGACATGGTGGAGAAGGTGCTCATCGAGAGCGGCCATGCCCGGACAGCGAAAGCGTACATAATCTATCGCAGTTCGCGGACCCGGATCCGCGATGCCAAGTCTGACCTGATGGACGCTGTTCAGGAGATCCTCAAGGAGACCAACCGGGAAAACGCCAACGTCTCCAACAGCCCCTCGGCCAAGGTGTTACAGATTTCCGAGGTGGCCTCGGTCAACTACTACCTGAACCGGGTCATCCCCGAGGATGAGGCGCTGGCCCATCGCGAGGGTGACATCTATATCCACGACCTGGCCTGGTACGGAAAGACGCTGACCTGCCTGCAGATCCCCCTTGGCCGGTTGCTTTCCGAGGGCTTTGACAACGGCCACGGCCACATCCGCTCCCCCAAGAGCATCAAAACGGCGGCGGCGCTGGCCGCCATCATCCTTCAGTCAAACCAGAACGATATGCACGGCGGCCAGTCCTTCGCCTATTTTGACCGCGACATGGCGCCCTATGTCAAGGCGGAGTACGCCCGCCAGGAAAAAGACCTGCGAGCCGCCCTAGCCGCGCTGGGTATCGAAGTGGACGAGGAGAAGCTGCAAGCGCTGGTCATGGAGCGCGTGGAGAACGAGACCTACCAGGCCATGGAGGGCTTTATCTACAACTTGAATACGATGCACAGCCGCGCCGGCGCTCAGGTGCCCTTTTCCTCGATCAACTTCGGCACCGACACCTCCTGGCAGGGCCGGATGATCACCCGCACCTTCCTGCTGGCCTACGAAAAGGGGCTGGGCAAGGGCGAAGCGCCCATCTTCCCCAACGTCTGTTTCAAGATCAAAAAAGGGATCAACTACGAGGCGGGCGATCCTAACTACGATCTTTTCCAACTGTCCATGCAGGTGGCCTGCAAGCGCCTTTTCCCCAATTTCGCCTTCCAGGACGCCTCCTTCAACCGGCCCTACAACGAACAGGGCGAGGAAGTGGCCTACATGGGCTGCCGCACCCGCGTCATGGGCAACATCAACGGCCCCGAGGTGACCGACGGCCGGGGAAACTTGTCTTTCACCAGCGTCAACCTGCCCCGTTTGGGCCTGCGCGCCGCCGGGAATGTGGACGCTTTCTGGCAAATCCTCGATGAGACCATCGATCTGGTTATCAAGCAGTTGCTCACCCGTTACGACGTGCAGAAGAACCTGCGCGTCAAGGACTTCCCTTTCCTCATGGGGCAGCGGTTGTACCTGGACAGCGAGAACCTGAACTGGAACGACCGGATCGAGCCGGTGATCAAACATGGCACCCTCTCCATGGGCTTCATCGGTCTGGCCGAGTGCCTTATCGCCTTGACCGGCAAGCACCACGGCGAATCGCCGGAGGCGCAGGACCTGGGCCTCAAAATCGTCCGTCACATGCGCCACCGGATGGAAGAGGCTTCTGCCAAGCATGGGCTGAACTTCTCCCTGCTGGCCACGCCGGCGGAAGGCCTTTCCGGCAAGTTTACGAAAAAGGACCGGGACAAGTTCGGCCTCATCGAAGGCGTCAACGACCGGGACTGGTACACCAACTCCTTCCACGTCCCCGTCGAGTACAAGATCAACGCCTTCGAGAAGATCGCCATCGAAGGCCCCTACCACCAGTACACCAACGCCGGCCACATCTCCTATGTGGAGCTGCCGTCGGCGCCGCAGCACAACCTGCAAGCCTTTGAAGCCCTCGTCAAGGCCATGTACGAGGCGGACATGGGCTACGCCGCCGTCAACTTCCCCGTTGATATCTGCAAGTCCTGTGGCTTTAACGGCGTCATCGACCGCGACAAGTGCCCAAAGTGCGGCAGCGACCGCATCTCCCGGGTGCGCCGCATCACCGGCTATCTTTCCACGCTGGACCATTTCAACGATGCCAAGAAGGCGGAGGAGTCGAACCGGCGGGTCCACTACTATCCGAAGTCGGATTGCTGCCATTGA
- a CDS encoding YlmC/YmxH family sporulation protein, with product MIKISDLRLRDIVNIHDGRRLGVIKDIDIDPEMGKVKAIVLPGQGRFMSFFGRGDDMVVPWDRIKKIGVDVILVDVSQFGDGHSEYV from the coding sequence GTGATCAAAATCTCGGACCTGCGCCTGCGGGATATCGTCAATATCCACGATGGGCGCCGGCTGGGAGTGATCAAGGATATCGACATCGATCCCGAGATGGGGAAGGTGAAGGCCATCGTGCTCCCGGGCCAGGGGCGCTTTATGAGCTTCTTCGGCCGCGGCGACGACATGGTTGTTCCCTGGGACCGGATCAAGAAGATCGGCGTCGATGTGATCCTTGTCGATGTCAGCCAGTTCGGGGATGGGCATTCGGAGTATGTCTAG
- the recQ gene encoding DNA helicase RecQ gives MLQQARTLLKRHFGYDAFRPGQEKIIESLLAGRDTVGIMPTGGGKSICYQIPALLLPGLTVVISPLIALMKDQVDNLQNLGIAATFINSSLDSDEADLRIQRMNRGDFKLIYLAPERLESPHFRHLLQRLPVSLIAVDEAHCVSQWGHDFRPSYLTIASLVADYPRRPRVAAFTATATEYVTEDIIRHLGLQAAQIFATGFDRPNLSFRVIRGENKKDFLIRYLEANRERAGIVYTATRREADQLQEYLVRKGFRAGRYHAGLEDMERARAQDAFLYDNTRIMVATNAFGMGIDKSNVRFVIHYNMPKNMESYYQEAGRAGRDGEPAECILLFSARDINTQKFLIEQNQATPERKSMEHRKLQSMIDYCHTPRCLRSHILHYFGEEAPEECGNCSTCADDAEPVDITTEAQKIFSCIVRMQERFGMNLVAEVLKGSKSKKLAQTGFERLSTYGLMKEYTIKEITDMINILTAEGYLFVTEGAFPVVRLLEKAVPVLKGREKVFLKVRKRASRLEADSDLFEHLRRLRKTIADRDGVPPYIVFPDSTLREMSQRLPLDRMSLRAISGVGETKLERYGDAFLEEIRRHTTGA, from the coding sequence ATGTTGCAACAGGCCCGGACATTGCTGAAGCGGCATTTCGGATATGACGCCTTCCGGCCCGGCCAGGAAAAGATCATCGAGAGCCTGCTCGCCGGTCGTGACACGGTGGGCATCATGCCGACAGGCGGCGGCAAGTCGATCTGTTACCAGATCCCGGCGCTGCTGTTGCCGGGCCTGACCGTCGTCATTTCTCCGCTGATCGCGCTGATGAAGGATCAGGTGGACAACCTCCAGAACCTTGGCATCGCCGCCACCTTCATCAACAGTTCCCTCGACAGCGATGAAGCAGACCTGCGCATCCAGCGGATGAACCGGGGCGACTTCAAACTGATCTACCTGGCGCCGGAACGGCTCGAATCCCCCCACTTTCGCCACCTGCTGCAGCGGCTGCCCGTCTCTCTGATCGCCGTCGATGAGGCCCACTGCGTTTCCCAATGGGGGCATGACTTCCGTCCCAGTTACCTCACCATCGCCTCCCTGGTCGCTGACTATCCCCGCCGGCCGAGGGTGGCGGCCTTTACCGCCACAGCCACGGAATATGTCACAGAGGATATCATCCGGCACCTGGGGCTGCAGGCGGCTCAGATCTTCGCCACCGGTTTCGACCGCCCCAACCTCTCTTTTCGCGTCATCCGGGGTGAAAACAAAAAAGATTTCCTCATCCGCTACCTAGAAGCGAACCGGGAGAGAGCAGGCATTGTCTATACGGCCACGCGCCGCGAAGCGGACCAACTCCAGGAATACCTCGTCCGCAAGGGTTTTCGCGCCGGGCGGTATCACGCCGGGCTGGAGGACATGGAACGGGCGCGCGCCCAGGACGCCTTCCTCTATGACAACACCCGGATCATGGTGGCCACCAACGCCTTCGGGATGGGCATCGACAAATCGAACGTGCGCTTCGTCATCCACTACAACATGCCGAAGAACATGGAATCCTACTACCAGGAGGCGGGTCGGGCGGGGCGGGATGGCGAGCCGGCAGAGTGCATCCTGCTATTCAGCGCCCGCGACATCAACACCCAGAAGTTCCTCATCGAACAAAACCAGGCGACGCCGGAGCGCAAGTCGATGGAGCACCGAAAACTCCAGTCGATGATCGATTACTGCCACACGCCGCGCTGCCTGCGCAGCCATATCCTCCACTACTTCGGGGAAGAAGCGCCGGAAGAATGCGGCAACTGCAGCACCTGCGCCGACGATGCCGAACCGGTCGACATCACCACAGAAGCCCAGAAGATTTTTTCCTGCATCGTCCGCATGCAGGAGCGCTTCGGCATGAACCTGGTCGCCGAGGTCCTCAAAGGGTCGAAAAGCAAAAAGCTGGCCCAGACCGGTTTCGAACGCCTGTCCACCTACGGCCTGATGAAAGAGTACACCATCAAAGAAATCACCGACATGATCAACATCCTCACCGCCGAGGGCTACCTCTTCGTGACCGAAGGCGCCTTCCCTGTGGTGCGCCTCTTGGAAAAGGCCGTCCCGGTCTTGAAAGGCCGCGAAAAGGTCTTCCTCAAGGTGCGCAAGCGGGCCAGCCGGCTGGAGGCGGACAGCGACCTCTTCGAACATCTCCGCCGCCTGCGCAAAACGATCGCAGACCGCGACGGCGTCCCGCCCTACATCGTCTTTCCCGACAGCACCCTTCGGGAGATGTCCCAGCGGCTCCCCCTCGACCGCATGTCCCTGCGCGCCATCAGCGGCGTCGGCGAGACCAAGTTGGAGCGGTATGGCGACGCCTTTTTAGAGGAGATCCGGCGACACACAACAGGCGCGTAA
- the sigE gene encoding RNA polymerase sporulation sigma factor SigE, whose protein sequence is MKLFFETELRKLLERLNLVQEVHYIGSSETLPPPLSNDEEYRLLEQLEQGDLTVKSILIERNLRLVVYIARKFENTGVGIEDLVSIGTIGLIKAVNTFDPLKKIKLATYASRCIENEILMYLRRNNKTRSEVSFDEPLNIDWDGNELLLSDVLGTENDIIYKSIEEEVDRKLLQAAMSKLTSRERRIVELRFGLRDSREKTQKEVADMLGISQSYISRLEKRIIKRLRKEMNRME, encoded by the coding sequence GTGAAGCTCTTTTTTGAGACGGAACTGAGAAAGCTCCTGGAGCGGCTCAATCTCGTCCAGGAGGTTCATTACATCGGCTCCAGCGAGACCTTGCCGCCGCCGCTTTCCAATGATGAGGAGTACCGCCTCCTGGAGCAGTTGGAACAGGGCGATCTGACGGTCAAGTCCATTCTCATTGAACGAAACCTGCGCCTGGTGGTGTACATCGCCCGCAAGTTCGAGAATACGGGCGTAGGGATCGAGGACCTCGTCTCCATCGGCACCATCGGCCTGATCAAGGCCGTCAACACCTTCGATCCCCTGAAGAAGATCAAACTGGCCACCTACGCCTCGCGATGCATTGAAAACGAAATCCTCATGTACCTACGCCGCAACAACAAAACCCGCTCAGAGGTCTCCTTCGACGAACCGCTGAACATCGACTGGGACGGCAATGAATTGCTCTTGTCCGATGTGCTCGGAACGGAAAACGACATCATTTATAAGTCGATTGAAGAAGAGGTTGACCGCAAGCTGCTGCAGGCGGCCATGAGCAAGCTGACATCGCGGGAGCGGCGCATCGTGGAACTGCGTTTCGGCCTCCGGGACAGCCGGGAAAAGACCCAGAAGGAGGTCGCCGATATGCTCGGCATCTCCCAATCTTACATATCGCGCCTCGAAAAACGGATCATCAAGCGGCTGCGCAAAGAGATGAACCGGATGGAGTAA
- a CDS encoding histidine phosphatase family protein, with protein sequence MQIIFVRHGQTDENIIPLGARFTIDTFNAMMAGSPSTVRLNATGIHQVEAVARRLKPVPVLVASHFQRAQETAAILAKSWGAEVVTLESLGEIVLAKFPGRGARREIPFWLLIAMTVWRHAWPFTEGEETLYQAFRRARTAWAQLLELASERGPIVVISHQGFLRILLWYLRFQRGCRVRKKDLSNGGVSIVEVEETARGAGSDRAFEPAGAGTMQGRRFMLPQEEEPADEAAAAVENVATVEAIAVLGRDLR encoded by the coding sequence ATGCAGATTATCTTCGTCCGTCACGGGCAAACGGACGAAAACATCATACCGCTCGGGGCGCGCTTCACCATCGATACCTTTAATGCCATGATGGCCGGTTCCCCGTCGACGGTGCGGCTCAACGCGACAGGGATTCATCAGGTCGAGGCGGTGGCTCGCCGGCTGAAGCCGGTCCCGGTATTGGTGGCGAGTCATTTTCAGCGCGCCCAGGAGACGGCGGCCATCCTGGCAAAGTCCTGGGGCGCTGAGGTCGTCACCCTGGAAAGCCTGGGCGAGATCGTCCTGGCCAAATTCCCGGGGCGGGGCGCTCGACGTGAGATTCCTTTCTGGCTGCTCATCGCCATGACCGTCTGGCGTCACGCCTGGCCCTTTACAGAGGGAGAGGAGACGTTGTACCAGGCTTTCCGGCGCGCCCGGACTGCCTGGGCGCAGCTGCTGGAACTCGCGTCAGAGCGGGGTCCTATCGTCGTGATCTCCCACCAGGGCTTTTTGCGGATCCTCCTGTGGTATCTCCGGTTTCAACGCGGTTGCCGGGTGCGAAAAAAAGACCTGTCTAATGGAGGCGTCTCCATTGTGGAGGTGGAGGAAACGGCCAGGGGCGCAGGCAGCGACAGGGCATTTGAACCGGCAGGGGCAGGAACGATGCAAGGGCGTCGCTTCATGTTGCCGCAAGAGGAAGAACCGGCCGATGAAGCCGCTGCCGCGGTGGAAAACGTCGCGACGGTGGAAGCCATCGCTGTATTGGGCAGGGACCTGAGATGA
- a CDS encoding cell division protein FtsQ/DivIB translates to MRRQRASVLGFFFISLFLLAAYYFLHSPYFGVSQVTVTGVSLLKEEEIIRLSGIQPGESILRIDRDRVREQLRFHPQVEDATIQRNLPSTVRIEIQERKPVAVIGQAGSFALLDRQGILLRKLDSLYGIPLPVITGVQAPLNVGPGQVVNADGLASGLKLCQEVPSTLLARIGEIHVANSSRLILYTTDSIEVRFGPPEEIAAKSQVLLDILDQWMKNGSVPKLHYIDISSAKSPVVKPKEETKSPAGAVNSAGARPATRSSGKTGNAGNVH, encoded by the coding sequence ATGCGCCGGCAACGGGCCAGCGTGCTTGGATTCTTTTTTATTTCACTCTTCTTGCTGGCCGCTTACTATTTCCTGCACTCCCCCTACTTCGGTGTCTCCCAGGTGACGGTGACAGGCGTCAGCCTGCTCAAGGAAGAAGAGATCATCCGGTTGTCAGGAATCCAACCAGGGGAGAGCATCCTGCGCATTGACCGTGACCGCGTCCGCGAGCAGTTGCGTTTTCACCCTCAGGTGGAGGACGCGACCATTCAACGGAACTTGCCGTCGACGGTGCGGATCGAGATCCAGGAACGCAAGCCTGTCGCCGTGATCGGGCAGGCGGGAAGCTTCGCGTTGCTCGACCGGCAGGGGATCCTGCTGCGGAAGTTGGACAGCCTCTATGGCATCCCACTGCCGGTGATCACCGGCGTTCAGGCGCCCCTGAACGTGGGCCCGGGGCAGGTGGTAAACGCCGATGGTCTGGCATCGGGGCTGAAATTGTGTCAAGAGGTGCCGTCCACCCTTTTGGCGCGTATCGGCGAAATCCATGTGGCCAACAGCAGTCGTCTGATCTTATACACGACCGACAGCATTGAGGTTCGTTTCGGTCCCCCCGAGGAGATCGCCGCCAAGAGTCAGGTCTTGCTGGACATCCTGGATCAGTGGATGAAGAACGGCAGCGTGCCGAAACTCCACTATATCGACATCTCATCGGCAAAATCGCCTGTCGTCAAACCGAAAGAGGAGACGAAAAGTCCAGCAGGCGCCGTCAATTCGGCTGGCGCCCGTCCGGCAACGCGGTCTTCCGGAAAAACGGGAAACGCGGGCAACGTGCATTAA
- a CDS encoding sigma-E processing peptidase SpoIIGA: protein MVSETVVEAAMGERLIIYWDVLWLINFVMDVILLAVCGTVLRLPIHPLRLAGAAAFGAALPLGFLWISAGPLMAWVVKTALGWLMVRAAFPLKGWRQTFQAWLIFYLGAWLAGGIIYSLAPPGEPTGAAPFWILLLLAGGMTAVTLSLWRRARQQGAWQVELTVSLPGGVARIPALVDSGNRLVDPLSRSPVIVVEEESVIPLLPEGWQEGAVGADSGLCPRYIPFVSVGKADGMLLGIRPLSVEARRDDGRIIACSGAIIGLTRQQLDPAGRYRALVPAAWDW from the coding sequence GTGGTTTCCGAAACGGTGGTGGAAGCGGCGATGGGCGAACGGTTGATCATCTATTGGGATGTTCTCTGGCTGATCAATTTTGTCATGGATGTGATCCTCTTGGCAGTCTGCGGGACCGTCTTGCGGCTGCCAATTCACCCCCTCCGTCTGGCTGGCGCCGCCGCCTTCGGCGCCGCGCTTCCCCTCGGATTTTTGTGGATTTCCGCCGGACCGCTCATGGCATGGGTCGTCAAAACCGCTCTCGGCTGGCTGATGGTCCGGGCGGCTTTTCCGCTCAAGGGATGGCGCCAGACGTTCCAGGCCTGGTTGATCTTTTATCTGGGCGCTTGGCTGGCCGGCGGCATCATCTATTCGCTGGCGCCGCCCGGCGAGCCGACCGGCGCAGCCCCTTTTTGGATTCTGTTGCTGCTGGCCGGAGGGATGACGGCGGTCACCTTGTCCCTTTGGCGGCGAGCCCGTCAACAGGGCGCTTGGCAGGTCGAACTGACTGTATCCCTGCCGGGGGGGGTAGCCCGGATCCCAGCCCTCGTCGACAGCGGCAACCGGCTTGTCGATCCCCTCTCTCGTTCGCCGGTGATCGTCGTCGAGGAGGAGAGTGTCATCCCCCTTTTGCCGGAAGGATGGCAGGAGGGGGCTGTGGGAGCGGATTCCGGCCTTTGCCCGCGTTATATCCCCTTTGTGTCGGTCGGTAAAGCCGACGGGATGCTCCTGGGCATCCGTCCGCTGTCCGTGGAGGCGCGAAGGGATGACGGCAGAATCATCGCCTGTTCAGGGGCGATCATCGGTTTAACCCGGCAGCAGCTGGATCCGGCAGGTCGATACCGAGCGCTCGTTCCAGCTGCCTGGGATTGGTGA
- a CDS encoding DUF4397 domain-containing protein, whose amino-acid sequence MYDDPFQSPHDGFSASVDGRAYLRVLHAAPNAPPVDIYANDVLIIRRLPYSRFTQYFPVLPGRYRIEVFPTGTRTTPVIGAVVDIPDRAIITAAAVGVLPNLSLLPIADPRLPRRPDTVYIRFGHLSPDAPAVDITLPNGTVLFRNVSFRQVTDYIPVPPGTYTLQVRPAGSTQVVLTVPNVRLLPNRFLTVYAVGLVGGRPPLQALIPLDGNTYLPLTSFPTPTPYAGPGTPAPGAPFGGLPAPPTMRSDF is encoded by the coding sequence GTGTATGATGATCCGTTTCAATCCCCCCACGACGGATTCTCTGCGTCGGTCGACGGCCGGGCCTACCTCCGGGTGCTCCATGCCGCTCCCAACGCGCCGCCTGTCGACATCTATGCCAATGACGTCCTGATCATCCGGAGACTCCCCTACAGTCGCTTCACCCAGTACTTCCCTGTCCTGCCCGGTCGTTACCGGATCGAGGTCTTTCCGACAGGGACCCGGACGACGCCGGTCATCGGCGCCGTCGTCGATATCCCGGATCGCGCCATCATTACCGCTGCCGCCGTCGGTGTCCTCCCCAACCTCAGCCTCCTGCCCATCGCCGACCCGAGGCTGCCCCGCCGGCCCGACACGGTCTATATCCGCTTCGGCCACCTGTCTCCCGACGCCCCCGCTGTGGACATCACTCTGCCCAACGGCACAGTGCTGTTCCGAAACGTCTCCTTCCGCCAAGTCACCGACTACATCCCTGTTCCGCCCGGCACCTATACCCTGCAGGTGCGCCCCGCCGGTTCGACCCAGGTCGTCCTGACCGTGCCCAATGTGCGGCTGCTGCCCAACCGCTTCCTGACCGTCTATGCCGTCGGCCTGGTCGGCGGCCGCCCGCCGCTCCAGGCGCTGATTCCGCTCGACGGGAATACCTATCTGCCCTTAACCAGTTTCCCCACCCCGACGCCCTACGCGGGTCCGGGTACACCAGCGCCAGGGGCGCCCTTCGGGGGGTTGCCTGCGCCTCCGACAATGAGGTCAGACTTTTAG
- the nrdR gene encoding transcriptional regulator NrdR translates to MRCCYCGHGESKVLETRSAEEGRVIRRRRECMECNRRFTTLERIEETPLIVRKKGGSLEAFDRNKLLSGLLKACEKRSIPLDTLEELVTTVERDLRSQYDREVPSREIGEMLMARLRNIDEVAYVRFASVYRQFTDVGRFLEELEGLLKRKT, encoded by the coding sequence ATGCGGTGTTGCTACTGCGGCCATGGCGAATCGAAGGTTTTGGAGACGCGCAGCGCCGAGGAAGGCCGGGTGATTCGCCGCCGCCGGGAATGCATGGAGTGCAACCGGCGCTTCACCACCCTGGAACGGATCGAGGAGACGCCGCTGATCGTGCGCAAAAAGGGCGGTTCCCTTGAAGCCTTTGATCGCAACAAACTCCTGTCAGGGTTGTTGAAAGCCTGTGAGAAGCGGTCCATCCCCCTCGATACGCTGGAAGAACTGGTCACTACGGTGGAACGGGACCTGCGCAGCCAATATGACCGGGAGGTCCCAAGCCGGGAGATCGGGGAAATGCTGATGGCGCGCCTGCGCAACATTGATGAGGTCGCCTATGTGCGTTTTGCCTCCGTGTACCGCCAGTTCACCGATGTGGGCCGGTTCCTGGAGGAACTGGAAGGGCTGTTGAAGCGAAAGACCTGA
- the ftsZ gene encoding cell division protein FtsZ has translation MFELDVDLNPLAVIRVVGVGGGGNNAVNRMISHGVRGVQFVSVNTDAQALHLSRAETKMQIGLKLTKGLGAGANPDIGKKAAEESREELIHALKGADMVFVTAGMGGGTGTGAAPVVAEVARELGALTVGVVTRPFTFEGRKRAMQAERGISELRAAVDTLIVIPNDRLLQVVDKHTPMNEAFRLADDILRQGVQGISDLIAVPGLINLDFADVKTIMSDTGSALMGVGYASGEHRAIDAVKKAISSPLLETSIEGAKGVLMNITGGINLGMLEVNEAAEIVTEVADPEANIIFGAVIDESMEDEVRVTVIATGFDHRHAQPAPKETARVTAPVKDRYTQPVVQQPTMEVKPVPLGDDVDIPVFLRKYRG, from the coding sequence GTGTTCGAACTGGATGTGGACTTGAATCCGCTTGCTGTGATTCGGGTCGTCGGTGTAGGTGGAGGCGGCAACAACGCCGTGAATCGAATGATCTCCCATGGGGTACGGGGTGTACAGTTTGTTTCCGTCAATACGGATGCCCAGGCGTTGCATCTTTCCCGGGCCGAAACGAAGATGCAGATCGGCTTGAAATTAACGAAAGGGCTTGGCGCCGGCGCCAATCCCGATATCGGCAAAAAGGCGGCTGAGGAAAGCCGGGAGGAACTGATCCATGCATTGAAGGGCGCCGACATGGTCTTTGTCACCGCAGGCATGGGCGGCGGCACAGGAACCGGCGCGGCCCCGGTGGTGGCCGAAGTGGCGCGTGAACTGGGCGCATTGACCGTCGGCGTCGTCACCCGTCCCTTCACCTTTGAGGGCCGCAAACGGGCCATGCAGGCCGAACGGGGCATCTCCGAACTCCGGGCGGCTGTGGACACCCTCATCGTCATCCCTAACGATCGGTTGCTGCAGGTTGTGGACAAGCATACGCCAATGAATGAAGCCTTCCGTTTGGCTGATGATATCCTGCGCCAAGGTGTTCAAGGGATCTCCGACCTGATCGCCGTGCCCGGCCTGATCAACCTGGACTTCGCCGATGTGAAGACGATCATGTCTGACACCGGGTCGGCATTGATGGGTGTGGGCTATGCTTCGGGAGAACACCGCGCCATTGACGCGGTCAAGAAGGCCATTTCGAGCCCCCTGCTGGAGACCTCCATCGAGGGCGCAAAGGGTGTTCTGATGAACATCACCGGCGGTATCAACCTGGGGATGCTCGAAGTCAACGAAGCGGCGGAGATCGTCACCGAAGTGGCTGATCCCGAAGCCAACATCATCTTCGGCGCTGTCATCGATGAATCGATGGAAGATGAGGTGCGGGTCACCGTCATCGCCACCGGGTTCGACCACCGCCATGCCCAACCGGCGCCCAAAGAGACCGCGCGGGTGACAGCTCCGGTGAAGGATAGATACACCCAACCAGTAGTTCAACAACCGACCATGGAAGTGAAACCGGTTCCGCTCGGCGATGACGTGGATATCCCCGTCTTCCTGCGCAAGTACCGCGGATAA
- the sigG gene encoding RNA polymerase sporulation sigma factor SigG yields the protein MMVNKVEICGVNTSKLPVLTNAEMRTLFQAMQSGETSAREKLISGNLRLVLSVIQRFTNRGEYVDDLFQVGCIGLMKAIDNFDLGQNVKFSTYAVPMIIGEIRRYLRDNNPIRVSRSLRDIAYKALQVRDHLVNELSREPTVTEIADALGFPREEVVFALDAIQEPISLFEPIYHDGGDPIFVMDQIGDEKNQDAQWLEGIAVREALRRLNDREKLILTLRFFEGKTQMEVADEIGISQAQVSRLEKAALTHMRKHV from the coding sequence ATGATGGTCAACAAGGTGGAAATCTGCGGCGTAAACACCTCCAAGCTGCCGGTGCTCACCAACGCCGAGATGCGAACCTTGTTTCAGGCCATGCAATCCGGTGAAACGTCTGCCCGGGAAAAACTGATCAGTGGCAATTTGCGTCTCGTGCTCAGTGTCATCCAACGTTTCACCAACCGTGGGGAATACGTGGATGACCTTTTTCAAGTCGGCTGTATCGGTTTGATGAAGGCGATTGACAACTTCGATCTGGGCCAGAACGTGAAATTCTCCACCTATGCCGTACCGATGATTATCGGTGAAATCCGCCGTTACCTCCGTGACAACAACCCCATCCGGGTCAGCCGGTCCCTGCGCGATATCGCCTACAAGGCGCTGCAGGTGCGGGATCATCTCGTCAATGAGCTCTCCCGGGAGCCGACGGTCACCGAGATCGCCGACGCCCTCGGCTTTCCGCGCGAAGAGGTCGTCTTTGCCCTGGACGCGATTCAGGAGCCCATCTCCCTCTTTGAACCGATCTACCATGACGGGGGCGACCCCATCTTTGTCATGGACCAGATCGGCGACGAGAAGAATCAGGACGCCCAGTGGCTGGAAGGGATCGCCGTCCGCGAGGCCTTGCGCCGGCTCAACGACCGGGAAAAACTGATCCTGACGCTGCGGTTTTTCGAGGGCAAGACCCAGATGGAGGTGGCCGACGAGATCGGCATCTCCCAGGCCCAGGTGTCACGGTTGGAAAAAGCGGCGCTGACACACATGCGCAAGCACGTCTGA